The Polyodon spathula isolate WHYD16114869_AA chromosome 3, ASM1765450v1, whole genome shotgun sequence genome has a segment encoding these proteins:
- the acot13 gene encoding acyl-coenzyme A thioesterase 13, whose amino-acid sequence MGSMSLSCLKQLMRAMIDSPGFDRVLSKVALVSASPGKVVCEMKVEEEHTNRGGTLHGGLTATLVDVISTTALMYTERGAPGVSVDMNITYMNAAKIGEDVLITAQVLKQGKTLAFATVDVTSKATGKLIAQGRHTKHLGN is encoded by the exons ATGGGTTCCATGTCTCTCAGCTGTCTTAAACAGTTAATGAGAGCGATGATTGACTCTCCTGGCTTTGATCGAGTATTAAGTAAG gtGGCTCTTGTTTCAGCTAGCCCTGGAAAGGTGGTCTGTGAAATGAAAGTGGAAGAGGAGCACACAAACCGCGGAGGCACGCTGCATGGAGGCTTGACTGCAACCCTGGTAGATGTGATTTCAACAACAGCATTGATGTACACAGAGCGTGGAGCCCCAGGTGTCAGCGTGGACATGAATATAAC GTACATGAATGCAGCAAAGATCGGTGAAGATGTTCTTATTACGGCACAGGTTCTGAAACAAGGCAAAACTCTTGCTTTTGCTACTGTAGATGTGACCAGCAAAGCTACTGGAAAACTCATTGCTCAAGGACGACATACAAAGCACCTGGGAAACTAA
- the c3h6orf62 gene encoding uncharacterized protein C6orf62 homolog, with protein MGDPNSRKKQTMNRLRAQLRKKKESLADQFDFKMYIAFVFKDKKKKSALFEVAEVVPVMTNNYEENILKGVRDCSYSLESSLELLQKDVVQLHAPRYQSMRRDVIGCTQEMDFILWPRNDIEKIVCLLFSRWKGSDDEPFRLVQAKFEFHHGDYEKQFLHALSRKDKAGIVMNNPSQTLFLFIDRQHLQTPKNKATVFKLCSICLYLPQDQLTQWGVGSIEDHLHPYMPD; from the exons ATGGGGGACCCAAACTCccgaaaaaaacaaactatgaacCGACTTCGTGCTCAACTTAGGAAGAAAAAGGAATCGTTAGCTGATCAGTTTGATTTCAAGATGTACATTGCCTTTGTATTCAAGGATAAG AAGAAAAAGTCTGCACTTTTTGAAGTAGCTGAAGTGGTACCAGTTATGACCAATAACTATGAAGAGAATATTCTTAAGGGTGTGCGGGATTGCAGCTACTCTTTGGAAAGTTCCTTGGAGCTTCTGCAGAAGGATGTTGTGCAGTTGCATGCACCCCGCTACCAGTCCATGCGCAGG GATGTCATAGGTTGCACCCAGGAGATGGACTTCATCCTTTGGCCTCGCAATGATATCGAGAAAATAGTCTGTCTCCTGTTCTCCAGGTGGAAGGGATCTGATGATGAGCCCTTTAGGCTTGTTCAG GCCAAGTTTGAATTCCATCATGGAGACTATGAAAAGCAGTTTCTGCATGCACTGAGTCGGAAGGACAAGGCAGGAATTGTCATGAACAACCCTAGCCAGACGCTGTTCCTCTTTATCGACAGACAGCACTTGCAG ACTCCAAAAAACAAGGCCACGGTTTTCAAGTTATGCAGCATCTGCCTGTACCTGCCGCAGGACCAGCTGACCCAGTGGGGAGTGGGAAGCATTGAGGACCACCTCCATCCCTACATGCCAGACTAG
- the gmnn gene encoding geminin, with translation MNTNMKHRLDADKSAVSIKNFLTAGVNGGSNPRRTLQAIQPTVTTGQLVGRTAEPVKSLPKRTFCSTQQPKSSKRAKTEVAVCTEDSENETRPEGMTKETYELMVKETPPSTYWKELADERREALHKVLQENEKLHKKIELQDETISKLKQENEELAELAEHVQHMASMIERLTGNSPDNLKVLGDLDVEEQEHEDEKYINSEDEDEDDKLSEIESDNEDDTTLPD, from the exons atgaatacaaacatgaaACACCGACTGGATGCAGACAAGTCAGCTGTAAGCATAAAG AACTTCTTAACGGCAGGAGTTAATGGAGGCTCAAATCCTAGGCGTACCCTACAAGCAATTCAACCTACAGTGACAACCGGGCAGCTTGTTGGGAGGACCGCAGAG ccAGTCAAGTCTCTTCCAAAAAGGACATTTTGCAGCACTCAACAGCCAAAAAGTTCAAAGAGGGCCAAAACTGAAGTGGCTGTGTGTACAGAGGACAGTGAAAATGAGACTCGGCCAGAGGGAATGACCAAAGAGACTTATGAGCTTATGGTCAAAG AAACTCCTCCATCTACATACTGGAAAGAACTGGCAGATGAAAGGAGGGAAGCACTTCATAAGGTTcttcaagaaaatgaaaag CTGCATAAGAAAATTGAGTTACAAGATGAGACCATCTCAAAGTTAAAGCAAGAAAATGAAGAACTGGCTGAACTTGCAGAGCATGTACAACACATGGCCAGTATGATTGAG AGATTAACTGGGAACAGTCCAGATAACCTCAAAGTCCTTGGAGACCTTGATGTAGAAGAACAAGAACACGAAGATGAGAAATACATTAACAGTGAGGATGAGGACGAAGACGATAAGCTTTCAGAAATTGAAAGTGACAATGAAGATGATACAACTCTGCCTGATTAA